One genomic window of Coffea eugenioides isolate CCC68of chromosome 1, Ceug_1.0, whole genome shotgun sequence includes the following:
- the LOC113761417 gene encoding transcription factor bHLH3, with protein MGEKFWLIEEDKALVESVLGAEAVQFFVWLASSNILSEFAAPAGDVGVQDGLSKVVEGSDWTYAIYWQVSTSKSGKSALIWGDGHCRDPRGTEKMDGNDYRDQRFAGGDRRKQALQKIHACFGGAEDDNVAAKLDSVSELEMFYLTSMYYAFPFDKPSTPSQAFNTSRTIWVSDPRSCSENYQSRANLAKSARIETVVFVPFKSGVVEIGSGKSLSEDQNVVQMVKTSITPNVVHPKTAPKIFGQELSLGGGKSGPISISFSPKVEDDSLFVSDSYELQALAGYGPSNGYRSDDGEVKLFPQRNQGILSNLEQAKDDSLMLSDDRRPRKRGRKPANGREEPLNHVEAERQRREKLNQRFYALRAVVPNISKMDKASLLGDAIAYITDLQKKIRIMEAGREMVNDRQKQPAMTDIDLQERHEDAVVQVSCPLDVHPVSRVIKAMREHQIVAQESDVSLTENGEVVHTFSIRTQGGDAEHLKEKLATALFN; from the coding sequence CTCTGGTTGAAAGTGTGCTGGGCGCCGAAGCCGTTCAATTCTTTGTTTGGTTGGCTTCCAGTAATATATTGTCAGAATTTGCTGCACCTGCTGGGGATGTAGGAGTTCAGGATGGGCTATCCAAGGTTGTCGAGGGGTCTGATTGGACTTATGCCATTTATTGGCAAGTTTCTACGTCGAAATCTGGGAAATCAGCTTTGATTTGGGGGGATGGGCATTGCAGAGATCCCAGGGGAACCGAGAAGATGGATGGAAATGATTATAGAGATCAAAGATTCGCGGGAGGAGATAGGAGAAAGCAGGCGCTTCAAAAGATTCATGCTTGTTTTGGGGGTGCAGAGGATGATAACGTTGCTGCCAAGTTGGATTCAGTTTCAGAGCTGGAAATGTTTTATCTAACATCCATGTATTATGCATTTCCGTTTGACAAGCCTTCTACGCCTTCTCAAGCCTTCAATACCAGCAGAACGATCTGGGTTTCTGATCCACGGAGTTGTTCTGAAAATTATCAATCAAGAGCCAATCTTGCAAAATCAGCTCGGATTGAGACCGTGGTCTTTGTTCCGTTCAAGTCCGGTGTTGTGGAGATTGGTTCTGGAAAATCACTCTCTGAAGATCAGAATGTTGTTCAAATGGTCAAAACGTCTATCACACCTAATGTCGTGCATCCCAAAACGGCTCCGAAGATATTTGGTCAAGAACTTAGTCTTGGAGGAGGGAAATCAGGTCCAATCAGCATTAGTTTTTCTCCAAAAGTAGAAGATGATTCACTTTTTGTTTCTGACTCGTATGAGTTGCAAGCCTTAGCTGGTTATGGACCTTCCAATGGGTACCGGAGCGATGATGGTGAAGTGAAGCTTTTTCCCCAGAGGAACCAAGGCATTCTTTCTAATTTGGAGCAAGCTAAGGACGATTCCTTGATGCTGTCCGACGATCGTAGGCCTAGAAAGAGAGGTAGGAAGCCCGCCAATGGCAGGGAAGAACCACTGAATCACGTGGAAGCAGAAAGGCAAAGACGCGAGAAGCTGAACCAGCGATTTTATGCACTGAGAGCTGTTGTCCCAAACATCTCAAAGATGGACAAGGCCTCCTTGCTTGGTGATGCAATTGCATATATTACTGATCTACAGAAAAAGATAAGGATCATGGAAGCTGGGAGAGAGATGGTAAATGACAGACAAAAGCAGCCTGCTATGACAGACATTGATCTTCAGGAAAGGCATGAAGATGCAGTTGTACAAGTGAGCTGTCCTTTGGATGTCCACCCTGTTTCTAGAGTTATAAAGGCGATGAGGGAACATCAAATTGTTGCTCAAGAGTCCGATGTTTCTTTGACTGAAAATGGTGAAGTTGTGCACACATTCTCCATCAGGACTCAAGGCGGCGATGCTGAACATTTGAAGGAGAAGCTGGCTACAGCTCTTTTCAATTGA